The genomic segment ttcattttcaaaacttACTTCTGCCTCCCCAGTAACTGAATTTAAATCGATCTTTTTCACAAAACCTATTTCAAGACATCCGTCTAAAATATCTCTTTTAATatcatccaattcttgttcatgATAGTCCTCATAGAGATCTAAAATATTTCCAATTACTACCACGGGAGGCTTCGGTACATTCTCTTCATTATTATGAGACTTCACTGATTTATAACTTCTTTCCTCATCGTTCGAGTCTTCCAATTTACGTTTCTTATCTTGAAATTGGGCTACTTCCACCTTGATCTCAAACCCATTCAATTTATATCCATTCATCATCTCAATTGCAATAGGAACACTTTCATGTCTAGCATAAACTATCAGCGCATCTCCCTTAACTttaccttcatcatctttataAAGCTTACACTTTGGTACACCGGCTTGATCCCTCTTAATGGCACCAAATTTCGAGAACTCATctatcaattgatcttctgTAGTATTTTGCttttcaagatttgatAGGTAGATTGCATTAGGCTTTATCTTGCCCTCTTTGGATCCTCCATCTTCtctatttcttcttttcttcaattcttgtcGTTTAAGCTCTTTAAGTTCTTTAAgctcttctttcaaatcaagTTCATCCTTTTCCATAATGAATTTTATCCTCTTTTAGCCAGCCCtttgaagaggatgatTAGTTCTAGTGTAATGATGTCCGTACTTCTGTTAATTTCGCGAAGTTTTCTCACATACAAATCTATATATATTTACTGTAATgttagaaaaaaaagatattgCATTGGCAAAAGATCTTCTCTACATATTCACATCAACCCGTTTACGAGATAGCTACATAATGTAGCATCTTCACTTCTCCCTTGAGCCTTCATGGCGATACCCTTTGAAGTTTTAATCAACTTAACCACCAAGGCgatcttttcacctttcAATGCACTCTTACCAAATAGCTTAACCGTGTGGCTACTAGAATCACTAGGAGCATACTGCGTACTCTCTAGAGGTAGACAGCTTGTGTTGACCACCAGTCTGTCTACAAGTTCTTGTAGTGTTATATTCTCCTTAATATTGTAAACCGCCACTTCTTCATTAGGCAACTCGTCAAAGGCATTTGTGAAATCACCGACAAAACTGCTCTTAATGTAATCACCAGCATTGAGAAAGATAGAATCAATGTCAAATTCGTCTTGGAAACCCTCCGTATCGTCTAATGGTTGTTGAGTCTCAGGATCTAGTTCTCTTGTGGTGAATGTTAGATTGTTCAAGAAACCTTCCataacaatttcttcagattTGTTGTATGCCACATAACAAGCTGCCTCTTGAGATGGTGAGAGTCTATCAATGGACAAGGAGAACAATTCCTCCAAACTTGATTCACTTGGGTTCTCAGGTGTACAAGTCACAGTAACGTTGTCCAGCGCTATATCCGTTAGAGTGTTGGTGATGTTAAACTGTAGTACAGCATGGTTGTTGAATAGATGCTTCACACCACGAACCACAAATTCTGCCTCTGGATCGGTAAGATCGATAGTCCTGGAACTGTTGACCAAAGgaccaaattctttaatttgtTCCATGGAAAGCAGTTCTTCAGCATATTTGGTGGAACgcaaatcttcttgatgTTCGTCCAAAGAAGGACCTGCATAAGAGGAATCCCGTTTTTCGCCCTTGGAACCTTCTTCCAGACCTGGAGTAGATTCGGAaccattttccaagtgGCCCTTAAgtaattgttcttgtttcttcttcaattcgATAGCCTTggcttcatcttcagtgTACTTACGAATGTTAGTGACATCAAACGGCGTTTGGAATGAGTCTGCATTTGAAGAGATGTAAGAACTTAGTTTAGACTCCAGAGATGGTAAGTCATAAGAGTATCTGGATTGAACGAATTCACGAGCTTCTGGgttttcttccttt from the Zygosaccharomyces rouxii strain CBS732 chromosome B complete sequence genome contains:
- the CUS2 gene encoding U2 snRNP complex subunit CUS2 (weakly similar to uniprot|P53830 Saccharomyces cerevisiae YNL286W CUS2 Protein that binds to U2 snRNA and Prp11p may be involved in U2 snRNA folding contains two RNA recognition motifs (RRMs)) codes for the protein MEKDELDLKEELKELKELKRQELKKRRNREDGGSKEGKIKPNAIYLSNLEKQNTTEDQLIDEFSKFGAIKRDQAGVPKCKLYKDDEGKVKGDALIVYARHESVPIAIEMMNGYKLNGFEIKVEVAQFQDKKRKLEDSNDEERSYKSVKSHNNEENVPKPPVVVIGNILDLYEDYHEQELDDIKRDILDGCLEIGFVKKIDLNSVTGEAEVSFENESHARNCCKEMNGRFFDGRRLLVYMKGEEDESPSDDESQRDSSEGDDLLE